Below is a window of Arthrobacter sp. SLBN-112 DNA.
GCCGCCGCCGGCCAGCAACCGGCCTTCGGACTTGCCGATCTCCACGTAGGACGCCACCTTCTCGTAGTGTTCCGGGTGGACCAGGGCGCCCACTTGGGTCTTGGGATCGTGTGGATCGCCCACCACGATGTTCTTGGCCCGGGCGGCGTACTTCTCGCAGAATTCGTCGTAGATGGCGCGTTCCACCAGGATGCGGGACCCGGCGGTGCAGCGTTCGCCGTTGAGGGAGAACACGCCGAACAGGGCGGAATCGATGGCAGCGTCCAGGTCGGCGTCGGCAAAGACGACGCACGGGGACTTGCCGCCGAGTTCCATGGAGAGGCCCTTGAGGTTGGCGGCGGCGTTGCGGAAGATGGTCTGGCCGGTGGTGGTCTCGCCGGTGAAGGAGATCAGTGGGACGTCCGGGTGCTTGACCAGGGCGTCGCCCGCTTCTTCACCGAGGCCGTTGACCAGGTTGAAGACACCATCGGGCAGCCCCGCGTCCTTGAAGATGGTGGCCCACAGGGATGCGGAGAGCGGGGTGAACTCGGCGGGCTTGAGGACCACGGTGTTGCCGGTGGCCAGCGCCGGGGCCAGCTTCCAGGACTCCAGCATGAACGGGGTGTTCCACGGGGTGATGAGGCCTGCGACGCCGATCGGCTTGCGGTTCACGTAGTTGATCTGCGAACCGGGGACCTTCATGGCGTCATCGAACTGGGCCACGATCAGGTCCGCGAAGAACCGGAAGTTCTCGGCCGCGCGCAGGGCCTGGCCCTTGGCCTGGGTGATGGGCAGGCCGGTATCGAAGGTTTCCAGTTCGGCCAGGCGTGCTTCCTGGGCTTCAACGGCGTCGGCGATCTTGTTCAGGATCCGGGCACGCTCACGCGGCTTCATCTTCGGCCACGGGCCGTTGGTGAAGGCTTCGCGGGCGGCGGCCACGGCGAGGTCGATGTCCTCCTTCTGGCCGGCCGCCGCGGTGGCGTAGTTCCGGTTGGACACCGGGTCCAGGACGTCGAAGGTCTTGCCGCCCACGGAGTCAACGAACTCGCCGTTGATGAAGTGCTGGATGTGGGTGGGGAGGTCCTCGGGGACGTAGTGCGTGCTGGTTTCTACTGAGGTCGTCATCGTTGAAGTCCTATCTGCGGGTCAGAGGTTATTGGCCTGGGCGAGGTAGGCGTCCAGGGTGGCGGAGCGGTGAAGCCTGGCGGCTTTTTCGATCTGTTCTGCGTCGGCTCCCGTTTCGATGAGCTTCAGCAGGTTTTCGTGTTCCTCAACCGACTCGCGGGCGCGGCCGGGGACGAAGCGGAAGGTGGAGGACCGGAGCGAGGCGAGCCGGTTCCAGCCGCGGTGCACCAGGTCCAGGATGTGCGGGTTGGGGCAGTGTTCGAACAGGACGCTGTGGAAGTCCTGGTTGAGCCGGGTGAACCGGACGGGGTCGAAGTGGTCCAGGCATTCGCGCATTTCCTGGTTCACGGCGCGGGCTCGGGCAATGGCCGCCGCATCGATCAGCGGGGCGGACATGGCGGTGGCGGCGCCTTCGACGATGCTCAGGGTCTGCATGGTGTAGAGGTATTCGGTGGGGTCGATCCCGGCCACGGTGGCACCGACGTTGCGTTCGAACGACACCAGGCCTTCGGCCTCGAGCCGGCGGATGGCTTCCCGCACCGGGACCACGCTGAAGCCGAGGTCCTTCGCAATGGAACCCAGGACCAGGCGGTAGCCGGGGGTGTAGGTGCCTTCCACGATCCGGGCCTTGACGGCCTGGTAGGCCTGCTCGGATTTGCTGCCGGGAGTGGCAGCGGCGAGGTCGGTCGCCGTGTCAGTCATCGGCTTGCCCTCCCCATTCCTTGTACTTTGCCTGCCATTCCTTGTTCATCGGGTAGAGGCCGTCCACGCTGTTGCCCTGCTGGACCATCTCGAAGATGAACGTTTCTTCCCTTTCCTGGGCGATGCAGTCCTCGACGAGTTCTTCGGCGATGGCCGGCGGGATCACCAGGATGCCGTCGGAATCGGCCACGATGATGTCGCCGGGCTGGACGGTGGCGCCCCCGCAGGCGATGGTGATGTCCGTGTCCCACGGGATGTGGCGGCGGCCCAGCACGGCAGGGTGCGGGTTGGCGAACCAGGTGGGCATGTCCAGTCCGGCCACCGCGGTGTAGTCGCGGACACCGCCGTCGGTAATGATGGCAGCCGCACCGCGCACCTGGGCGCGCAGGGCCAGGATGTCGCCCACCGTGCCGGTGCCCTTCTCGCCGCGGGCCTCCATGACCAGGATCTCACCCTCGTTCACGGAATCGATGGCCCGTTTCTGGGCGTTGAATCCGCCGCCATGGGTCTTGAACAGGTCCTCGCGGTTGGGTACGTAGCGGAGCGTCCGGGCGAGGCCCACCACACGGCGGTCCGGGCGGGTGCCTTGGAGCCCGTCGATGCTGACGTTGTTGAGGCCGCGCTTGCGCATCTGGGAGGACAGGGTGGCGGTGGCAACCGACTCGAGCTTGGCCTTCAGCTCCGGCGGCAGGGCAGGCCCGACGGCGGCCTCCGCCTCTGGTGTCAGGCCGGCGGCCTCGCGGGAACCGTAGGCTTCCTCCCGCTGCAGGTCATCGACCTTGGGCTGGGCACCAAAGTCCGCGAACGCCGTCGTACCTTCCTCCACGGTGGTGACCAGCCGGCCGGTGGTGAGCGCGCCGTCGATCGTCTCCACCTCAACCTCCAGGACGTCGCCGGGCTTCGCCACGGAGGCGCCGGCCGGGGTGCCGGTGAGGATGATGTCCCCTTCCTCGAGGGTGAGCAGCTGGGACAGGTCCGCCACCAGGCGGGCGAATGGGAAGAGCAGGTCCCCGGTGGTGTCGTCCTGGACCAGGTCACCGTTGTGCCAGGTCCGGATCCGCAGTTTTGAGGGGTCGACGGCGTCTGCCGGAAGCAGTGCCGGGCCCACGGGGGTGAACCCGTCCCCGCCCTTGGAACGGAGGTTGGAGCCCTTGTCCGCCCAGCGAAGGTCGTACACGCCGAGGTCGTTGCTGGCCGTGACGGCGGCAACGTGGCTCCAGGCGTCCTCGATCCGCACGCGCCGGGCGGCCTTGCCGATCACCAGGGCGATCTCGCCCTCGTAGCCGAGCAGTTCGCAGCCGGCCGGACGCTCCACGGGGCTTCCACTGAGGGCCAGCGAGCTGGAAGGCTTGAGGAAGTAGGACGGCTGGGCCGGCGTGCGGCCGCGCTGCGCGGCCCGGCTGGGGTAGTTGATGTGCACTGCGATCACCTTGCGGGCTGCTGCCAGGGTGTCGCCGTTGACCTGCTCCAAAGCCTTCTCCTCATCAGGTACGAAATCGTATACGATCACTATCGCGCATGCTGCCGTATCCGTCAACCCCCGCAATATCGCTTATTTACGGGCTTCCGCGACGGTACTTGTCGGCTCGATCACATCGGGCGTACAGTGGAAACCAAGTCGTTCAGTTTCTAATATCGAATCTCCTGTTCTCATATAGAACACCCTGCGGAGATTATCATCCACAACGAAGTGAGGACATCCCGTGCAGTTCCACCACCACGGATACGTATCCGGTGACCCCCGCGTCCAGCCGGCGGCCGGCGTCGGCCTGAACCGCCCCGAGGAGCTCCCCGACGAAGTGGACGTGCTCATCGTGGGCACGGGTCCGGCGGGCATGCTCGCCGCCGCCCAGCTGTCCATGTTCCCCAACGTGACCACGCGCATCATCGAACGCCGCCCCGGCAGGCTCGCCATCGGCCAGGCGGACGGAATCCAGGCCCGCAGCGTGGAAACCTTCCAGGCTTTCGGCTTCGCGGAGCGCATCATTGCCGAGGCGTACCGGATCACCGAGATGGCGTTCTGGAAGCCGGACCCCGAAAACCACGCCAACATCATCCGGACCGCCCGCGCCGTGGACGACGAAATGGGCATCAGCGAGTTCCCGCACCTGATCGTGAACCAGGCCCGCGTGCTGGACTACTTCGCCGAGTACATGGCCAACGCACCCACCCGGATGAAGCCCGACTACGGCTACGGCTTCCAGGGACTGGAGGTCACAGGCGAAGGTGACTACCCGGTCACCGTGCGGCTTGTCCACGCCTCCGGCCCCAACGAGGGCCAGGAGCGCGTTGTCCGCGCTAAATACGTGGTGGGTGCCGACGGCGCCCGCAGCAAGGTGCGCCAGGCCATCGGCTGTACGCTCGCGGGCGACCAGGCCAACCACGCCTGGGGCGTCATGGACACCCTCGCCGTCACCGATTTCCCGGATATCCGCACCAAGTGTGCCATCCAGGGCGCCGAAGGCAGCATCCTGCTCATCCCGCGCGAAGGCGGCCACCTCTTCCGGATGTACGTGGATCTGGGGGAAGTGGACCCGAACAGCCAGCACTCCGTCCGGAACACCACCATCGAGGAGATCATTGCCAAGGCGAACGCCATCCTGCACCCCTATACGCTGGATGTGCGGAACGTGGCGTGGCACAGCGTGTACGAGGTGGGCCACCGACTCACGGACAGGTTCGACGACGTCCTGCCGGCGGACCGCGGCACGCGGACCCCGCGGGTGTTCATCACCGGCGACGCCTGCCATACCCACAGCGCCAAGGCCGGCCAGGGCATGAACGTCTCCATGCAGGACGGATTCAACATCGCCTGGAAGCTGGGACACGTCCTGGAGGGGCGCAGCCCGGAGAGCCTGCTGTCCACCTACTCGGAGGAGCGCCAGGTGGTAGCCAAGAACCTGATCGACTTCGACAAGGAATGGTCCACGATGATGGCCAAGAAGCCGGAGGAGTTCGAGCACCCTTCCGATCTTGAGGACTTCTACGTGCAGACGGCGGAGTTCCCGGCCGGGTTCATGACCCAGTACGCGCCGTCCCTGATCATTGGTTCTGCGGATCACCAGGAGCTGGCCGCCGGGTTCCCGGTGGGCAAGCGCTTCAAGTCGGCGCCCGCAGTCCGCGTGGGGGACACCAACCCCATCCACCTTGGCCACCACGCCACAGCTGACGGACGGTGGCGGATCTACGTCTTCGCCGATCCCGCGCTGCCCGGCACCGGCTCCGCCACGGACACACTGGCGGACTGGTTCGCGACGTCACCGGACTCACCGCTGGCTGCCACCCCGGCCGGCGCCGACCCGGATGCGTGGTTCGACCTGAAGGTCATCTACCAGCAGCCGCACACCGCCGTCGACATCAATGCGGTGCCTGCCGTGTTCAAGCCGCAGGTGGGCCCGTTCAAGTTGACCGACTACGAAAAGGTGTACGCCACCGATCCCAAGGCGGACATCTTCGAGCTCCGCGGCATCGACCGTGCGGGCGCCGTGGTGGTGGTCCGGCCGGACCAGTACGTGGCGAACGTCCTGCCGCTCACCGCAACGGCGGAACTCGGTGGGTTCTTCGGCCCCCTGCTGAAGCGCCCGGCACCCGTGAAGGAACCGCGTCAGGCGGTGGCTGCGGCAGCCCGGTAGTCCGCGGCCGGGTACACGCCGAGGATCCGCACCTCGGTGGTGAAGAAGTCCAGTTCCTCGAGGGCCAGCTTCAGCGGCAGGTCCTCGGGGTGGCCTTCGACGTCGGCCATGAACATGGTGGCCGCGAATTCGTTGCCCACCATGTAGCTCTCCAGGCGGGTCATATTCACGCCGTTGGTGGCAAAGCCGCCCAGTGCCTTGTACAGCGCGGAAGGGACGTTGCGGACGCGGAACACGAAGCTGGTGACTGCCGGCCCGGGGAGTTCGTCCTTGGCCGGCAGTGCCGTTTCCCGGGCCAGGACCACGAAGCGGGTGGTGTTGGAGGGGTCGTCCTCCACGCGCGAGGCCAGGACTTCGAGGCCATAGATCTGAGCCGCCAGCGGGGGAGCCAGGGAGAGCTTGCGGGGATCGTTCCACTCGGCCACTTCGCGGGCGGACCCTGCAGTGTCGCCGGCGATGACGGGCTTGAGGCCGTGGTCGCGGATCAGCTTCCGGCACTGGCCCAGGGCGTGGATGTGGCTGTGCACCTCGGTGGCGCCCTCGATGGTGCTGCCCGGGATGCCCAGCAGGTCGAAGTGGATGGGCAGGAAGTATTCGCCCACGATCTGCAGGCTGGACTGCGGCAGCAGGATGTGGATGTCCGCCACCCGTCCGGCGATGGAGTTCTCGATGGGGATCATGGCCAGGTCGGCTTCGCCGGTGGTCACCAGCTCGAACGCGTCCTCAAAGCTGGCGCACGGGACGCTTTCGAAGTCCGGGAACATCTGCTGACACGCGATATTGGAGTTGGCACCGGGCTCACCCTGGTACGCAATCTTGGAGGCCATGATCCGTATGGTTTCACGCGCGCGGGCCCGTTGGGAAAACGGGTCCGCGATGCTACGCCGGGGTGACGCGCAGCCAGAGGTATTGCCGGGGGAGGAGCGTGACGCCGTCGTGCAGGTTCAGGGCCGCCTCGGAGAGGAGGTCGACGGCGGCAGGAAAGTATCCGCCGAAGGTTTCCCCGGGCAGCGCCTGGGCGGAATCGCTGAAGTTGGCCAGCGCCAGGACGACGCTGCCGCCCTCCCCGTCGCCGGGCCGCTGGTACGCCAGCACGGAGCGGTTGTTCGTGGCGAAATCCACCAGCGTGGTTCCGGCCAGTTCCGGGGTGCCGGCGCGGACCTCGATCATCCGCTTGATGCCTGCGTACACTGCCCCCTCGGGTGTGGCGGGGTCGTCCCGCCGGGCGTACTGTTGCGCCGGGTAGTGCGGGCGGTGCACCCAGCGGCTGTCATCGCCGTGGCCCGGTTCGGCGGCGTAGCCGTAGTCGTTGAGCTGCCCCACCTCATCGCCCAGGTACAGCAGCGGGACGCCGCCGGTGCTGAACGGCACCGAGTGGGCCAGGAGGATCCGTTCCACCGCCTCGGCCGGGTCAACCTCCATGCCGCACAGTGAAGCCGTCGTCCCTGAAATCCGGCAGTCCCCGGTCTTGGGGTTGTCCTGG
It encodes the following:
- a CDS encoding fumarylacetoacetate hydrolase family protein; protein product: MEQVNGDTLAAARKVIAVHINYPSRAAQRGRTPAQPSYFLKPSSSLALSGSPVERPAGCELLGYEGEIALVIGKAARRVRIEDAWSHVAAVTASNDLGVYDLRWADKGSNLRSKGGDGFTPVGPALLPADAVDPSKLRIRTWHNGDLVQDDTTGDLLFPFARLVADLSQLLTLEEGDIILTGTPAGASVAKPGDVLEVEVETIDGALTTGRLVTTVEEGTTAFADFGAQPKVDDLQREEAYGSREAAGLTPEAEAAVGPALPPELKAKLESVATATLSSQMRKRGLNNVSIDGLQGTRPDRRVVGLARTLRYVPNREDLFKTHGGGFNAQKRAIDSVNEGEILVMEARGEKGTGTVGDILALRAQVRGAAAIITDGGVRDYTAVAGLDMPTWFANPHPAVLGRRHIPWDTDITIACGGATVQPGDIIVADSDGILVIPPAIAEELVEDCIAQEREETFIFEMVQQGNSVDGLYPMNKEWQAKYKEWGGQADD
- the hpaE gene encoding 5-carboxymethyl-2-hydroxymuconate semialdehyde dehydrogenase; its protein translation is MTTSVETSTHYVPEDLPTHIQHFINGEFVDSVGGKTFDVLDPVSNRNYATAAAGQKEDIDLAVAAAREAFTNGPWPKMKPRERARILNKIADAVEAQEARLAELETFDTGLPITQAKGQALRAAENFRFFADLIVAQFDDAMKVPGSQINYVNRKPIGVAGLITPWNTPFMLESWKLAPALATGNTVVLKPAEFTPLSASLWATIFKDAGLPDGVFNLVNGLGEEAGDALVKHPDVPLISFTGETTTGQTIFRNAAANLKGLSMELGGKSPCVVFADADLDAAIDSALFGVFSLNGERCTAGSRILVERAIYDEFCEKYAARAKNIVVGDPHDPKTQVGALVHPEHYEKVASYVEIGKSEGRLLAGGGRPDHLPEGNYIAPTVFADVAPDARIFQEEIFGPVVAITPFENDDEALALANNTKYGLAAYIWTQNLTRAHNFSQNVEAGMVWLNSHNVRDLRTPFGGVKASGLGHEGGYRSIDFYTDQQAVHITLGTVHTPKFGA
- a CDS encoding GntR family transcriptional regulator: MTDTATDLAAATPGSKSEQAYQAVKARIVEGTYTPGYRLVLGSIAKDLGFSVVPVREAIRRLEAEGLVSFERNVGATVAGIDPTEYLYTMQTLSIVEGAATAMSAPLIDAAAIARARAVNQEMRECLDHFDPVRFTRLNQDFHSVLFEHCPNPHILDLVHRGWNRLASLRSSTFRFVPGRARESVEEHENLLKLIETGADAEQIEKAARLHRSATLDAYLAQANNL
- a CDS encoding prephenate dehydratase, with amino-acid sequence MASKIAYQGEPGANSNIACQQMFPDFESVPCASFEDAFELVTTGEADLAMIPIENSIAGRVADIHILLPQSSLQIVGEYFLPIHFDLLGIPGSTIEGATEVHSHIHALGQCRKLIRDHGLKPVIAGDTAGSAREVAEWNDPRKLSLAPPLAAQIYGLEVLASRVEDDPSNTTRFVVLARETALPAKDELPGPAVTSFVFRVRNVPSALYKALGGFATNGVNMTRLESYMVGNEFAATMFMADVEGHPEDLPLKLALEELDFFTTEVRILGVYPAADYRAAAATA
- a CDS encoding FAD-binding monooxygenase, encoding MQFHHHGYVSGDPRVQPAAGVGLNRPEELPDEVDVLIVGTGPAGMLAAAQLSMFPNVTTRIIERRPGRLAIGQADGIQARSVETFQAFGFAERIIAEAYRITEMAFWKPDPENHANIIRTARAVDDEMGISEFPHLIVNQARVLDYFAEYMANAPTRMKPDYGYGFQGLEVTGEGDYPVTVRLVHASGPNEGQERVVRAKYVVGADGARSKVRQAIGCTLAGDQANHAWGVMDTLAVTDFPDIRTKCAIQGAEGSILLIPREGGHLFRMYVDLGEVDPNSQHSVRNTTIEEIIAKANAILHPYTLDVRNVAWHSVYEVGHRLTDRFDDVLPADRGTRTPRVFITGDACHTHSAKAGQGMNVSMQDGFNIAWKLGHVLEGRSPESLLSTYSEERQVVAKNLIDFDKEWSTMMAKKPEEFEHPSDLEDFYVQTAEFPAGFMTQYAPSLIIGSADHQELAAGFPVGKRFKSAPAVRVGDTNPIHLGHHATADGRWRIYVFADPALPGTGSATDTLADWFATSPDSPLAATPAGADPDAWFDLKVIYQQPHTAVDINAVPAVFKPQVGPFKLTDYEKVYATDPKADIFELRGIDRAGAVVVVRPDQYVANVLPLTATAELGGFFGPLLKRPAPVKEPRQAVAAAAR